The nucleotide window GGGAAGCAGGCGCCAGGAATGTTGGTCCGGCGGCAGGGAGGTGTCATCGAGGATCGATATGGGATCGTTTTCGGCGGCGACACGCAGATCACCGACGGCACCGGGGTTGTCGAAAGTGGGCTTCAGTTCGGTGATCGCGAACTCGTCCGCAATGTGAAGCACAAGTCCGAGCGCATTCGCTCCGGCCTTGCGGGCGAAGGTGATGAGTTCTTCGGCAAAGGCATCGGCCCGCTCCGGACTCCGCAGCACCTCATCATCGGGTACGGGGGCGGACTGCCACTGGCCGCTCTTGCGATCATAGGCGCGGGAAAGCACGCCGGTGCCATCGATCCGGAGATGGATCTGGCAATCAAGATCGAGAGCTTCGCGATACCATGCGTCATTTCTCGCGCGGCTCGTCGAACGAAGGACGGCGCAAGCCTGGGAGTAACGCTGGAGCGGATTGAGTTCGCTCGGATGTTGGAGGGTGGCCAAGGGACCGGGGTGTCAGGGATTTCACAGCAACCGGGGAGGCGAAAAAAGGGGGAGGGGAATCGGCCCGCCCGCATGACGGGCGGACCGATGATGGGAGTTGTCCTGGGGACAACCTGCGGCTGGATTTACCAGTCGCCGGTGTTGGTCGGGGTGTGGGCCGGACCGTCAGCGAAGTTGCAGGTCAGGAGCACGGAACCAACGTTCGGGATGGTGGTGCCATCGAGGCCGGCGTAGGTGCCATTGCCCGGGCAGGTCGGGGCGTTTTCCATGAACAGGCCGGAACCAATGAGCACCTGCGTGGCGGTCTTGCTGGCCGGGATGGTGGCACCCGGGGTCAGAGCCTGCATGTTGCCGTAGGAGCGGATGGCCTGCTGCACATTGCGGATGTTCATGAGGCAGCCGGCGCGGTCGGAACCCTTCTTCCAGGCGCGGGCACCAATGAAGAGGATGGAGATGAGCGAGAGCAGGACGAGGATGACGACGGTCAATTCGAGCAGCGTCATGCCCTTCTTGCTCTTCGCGATGATGGTGTTCGTTTTCATGTGTATGGGTCGGGTGTTGTTGGTTTCAGTTTTTTGGGGAGGAGAGGGATTTCACCAATCGTTGTGCTGGACGGGAAAGTGATCGGTGGAGCCTGCCTTCGCGATGTTCGGGCAGCTGAGATAGACGACTCCGATGTCCGGGATCGTATCCGGATCGGGAGCGGTGTAGAGCCCGGCTCCCGACGGACAGACCGGCTCGTTTTCCATGAATTTTCCAAACCCGACGATCTGGCTGCGCAGGCCTGGAGCGGGAGAGTTGGGATTGAGAGCGTTGATGTTCGCGTAGGAGCGGACGGCCTGTTGGAAATTGCGGAGATTGAGAATGCACGCGGCGCGGTCCGAGCCCTTCTTCCAGGCGCGGGCGCCGATGAAGAGCACGCCGATGAGCGTGAGCAGCACCAGGATGACGACGGTCATTTCTAGAAGCGTCATGCCGGGGCGGCGGTTGGAGTTGCGGGATTGCACGAAGGGAACAGGCTGCGAGGACGAACGATCAGAGAATCTCGGCTTCCGAGCGGTTCATCCGGGCGCTCTCATAGGTGGCGTCCGTGATGAGGCCTTGTCGGCGGAGGCGGCGGAGGTTTCCGTCCCATTCGATGTTGCCGGCACGGCGGATCACGTCCTCGAGGGAACGCGCGCCGCCGTCGTAGTTCGCGATCGCGCTGGCGACCGCATCGTCATTGTTCTGGAGGAATTCGTAGGTGAGCACGCGGCGTTGCACGCCGTTGAGCAGACCTTGCGAGTGGATGAAGATGAGGATTTCGGAAAGCCGGCTGAGCACCGCATTGTGGCTCTCGCGCGGATACATTTCGAGAATACGGCCGAGGGTCTTGACCGCGCCGGTGGTGTGAAGGGTGGAGAGCACCAGGTGACCGGTCTGCGCGGCTTCCATGCAGGTCTCCATCGCCTCGCGATCGCGGATTTCCCCCAGAAGGATCACGTGCGGGGCCTTGCGCAGCACGTCCTTGAGGCCCTGGCGGTAGGAGTGGACATCGCGTCCGACTTCCTGCTGGGTGACGATGGAGGGGGATGGCATGCGGTGGCCGGCGTATTCCGGGTCCGGCATGTCATCGGGATACTGATACTCGATCGGATCCTCCACCGTGACGATATGCTTCGGATGATTGCGGCGCAGCCAGTCGATCAGCGAGGCAAGGGTGGTGGACTTGCCGGAGCCGGTGGGGCCGGTTACGAGACAAAGGCCCGCGCGCTTGAGCACGCCCTGGCGCAGGGTCTCGGTGGTGTCCGGATCGATGCCGAGCGATTCGAGCTCGGGAATGAAATCGTTGAGGATACGGCAGGTGACGCCGAGACCGGAGGAGCTGAGGTGGGCTTGGATACGCAGGCGGCCGGAGCGTTCGCCATTGTCACCCATCGGGATGCCATCGCAGGAGAAGTCCGCCACCTTGGTCTCGGCGAAATTCTTCATGGCGTCCTCGATCTTATCGCCGACGCGGTCGCCGAGGTCTTCATGCTCACCGAAGCCGTGGCTGCCGCTCTCGCGGTTGCGGATGAGTTCCTTGAGGATCTCATCCATGTTGAGAGCGGAGAGGATGCCGAGGAAATCGAGCTTCTCCATGCCCTTGTTGGTGTGGATGTACACCGGGCGTTCCGCGCGCATCTGGATGTCCGAGACGCGGAGTTCCTTGCAGACACGGAAGATGGTGCCGAGCAGGAAGCGGCCGTCCATGCCGTTGTGAAAGCGCGTGCCCAGCGCCGGATTCTGCAATCCGGGAAGTGGCGGCGGCGCGGGAATGGCGGAAGGAACGGACATGGAAATCAGTTGAATGCCTGTGGAGAGGTTTTGCCTTCCAGTCGGAGAATAGTGGCTTCCGCGGTTTCGCGGATTTTGGTGACGAACTGCTCGCGCTGGGCGATTTCCTGCTGGCGCTGGGTGGAGATCAGCGCCCACTCGCCGGTGCGTTCCCACTCGGCGCGGATCTCGTGATGGCGGGCGAGACTGAGATCGAGTACCGCCAGTACCTTGCGCATGTCCTGGGTGGGATAGCGCTCGGGAGTGAGGAACATCAGTTCCAGTTGGTTCTCCGCAGCCAAGGCGGCGGTGAGGGAGGGACGAGGATCATCGTTCCGCGCGAGGCAGTAGCGGATGGTCGCGTCGGCGAGTTTGATCGCGCCCGGGGTCAGTTCCGGACGGGTGCCGATGGATGGCTCGGTGAGGAAAAAGTGATAGGAGGCGTAGTTGCCGTAGTGGGAAGGATCGAGCTCGTAGGCAAAGCGCAGCTTATCCTCGACCGCGCGGCGCTGGGAGAACTTCTGGGCCGGGCTGGCCTCCTTGGGATTGGTGCGGGCTTCGACCGCTTCATCGAGTTCCGCGAGGAATTGGTCGACGCGTCCACTCAGGGTGGCGGGCACCACTTCCGCCTCATGCTCATGATCGTGATCCGCATCGCCATCGTGATGATGATGGTGGGATGGATCGGTGCAGTTTTCATCGTGGCATTCCTCGCCACCATGCCAGTAGGTGTCGATCGGCCCCTGCATGGCCATGGCGAAGACCTCGCCATAGGGGCTGCACTTCACGCCGAAGGGATTCGGCGGCAGCTTGAGGCTGTCATCCTGCCCGAGCGGCCGCGAAGCCGCCAGCCACACCAAGGCACCACCGCCAAGGAGCGCGACATTCAGGAGCTTGGACAAGGGACCGGACATTTCAGGAAAGTGACTTCACGCGGAAGCACAGGCGGGAAAGACCGCAGTAAACCGCGAGGATGCCTGCGAAGTAGGCGGCGAGCTGCCAGAAGCGGGTGGCCTCGATGGCGCCGGACTTGAAGTAGAGGCGCTGCGTGAGATCCGCCCAGCGGTACTGCGGGGAGATCTGCCAGATGCCATGCAGGATCGGATTCGGCTCCAGCTTCAACATGCGGTCGATGTAACCGACACCCCACAGGCCATAGATGGCGATGCAGAGGGTGGCGGCGAAGCCGACGATGCCACCGAAGCGGGAGGCCAGCGCGATCGAGAGGCCCAGCAGCGGTGCGATCGCGAGGCTGAAGAGCGTGAGATACTGGAGATTCATGACCCACCACATGCCGCGTTCTTGTGGATCGGCAGGCATGGCAAAGAGCAGGCAGATCGTGGTGCCGAGGATGGCCAGCGGGATCACGAAAATCATGACGGCGAGCCAGATCTCCAGCCATTGGCGGGTGGCGGAAACGCCGGTGGTGAGGAAGTATTCCCCGAGGCCGGACTTCGAGTTCGCCTCGCCCTGGCGGGCGGCGGAGTAGAGGCCCCATAACAGGGTGCAGACCCAGACGGAGGCCCATGCGGCTTGAATGCGCGCGGGCTGGACCACACTGAGGCGCTCCGTGGCTGTCGAAATCAACGGCAGCACGAACGGCAGTACCACCACGGCGAAGGCGCAGATCGCCCACGCCTTGCGGCGGAAAATGGTGGAGGCGGTGAGGTGGAAGAGGCGCATGGTTCAGTTCAATCGGGCCTTGAGGCTGCTCCAGGTTTGGTCGGAACCGGTGAGGTGCGAGATGTGGCCGTGCTCGATGACGACCGCGCTGGGCATCGGCATCGAGTCGTAGTCCGGATGACAACTCACCAGCCGCAGGACGTGCCCGCGGCTGCCGTGCCACAGCTCCTCGAAGGTTTCGCGCGCGTAGGCGTCCAATCCGCTGAAAGGCTCATCGAGCAACAGGATGTTCGCCTGATCCGGGACTACGGAAAACTCGGCGAGAATCAGGCCGGCCTTGCGACGGTTGCCGGTGGAAAGGCGGCCATACTGCTTGCTGGTGTCGAGCTCGATGCGCTCGGCGAGCTCAAGGGCGGGCTTTACCGCCGCCTTCGGGAGCATCGCGCGGAAAATGGCGCTAACCGGGATCTCGGCATCGAAGCGGAGGTCTTCCGGGAGATATTGGGTGAAACCACTGGTTTCGAATTCCCCACCGAGACGCTTGAGCGTTTTGGCCAGCGTGCGGAGCAGGGTGGTCTTGCCGCGGCCGTTGCGCGCGAGAAGAAAATGCGTGCCTCCGGCAAGGGAGATTTCCCGTTCACTCCGTGCAAGCGGCTGGGCGTAGCCGATCTCAAGACCGGCTCCCAAGCGGATCAAGGGCGTGGTGTTTTTGCACGTCATGCTTTTTGCAAGAATCGACCGCTTTCTAACGACTGAGCCTAAATATTCAAGAAAAATTAAATATTTGCCGTCCAAAGCCGTTGGGACAGTAGAAATATTTAGCGAAACAGGCAAATATTTTTTTGAACGGTTAGGGTTACGGATTTGTCTGAATGAAATGCATGGGTCTATTCCATGCGTTTTGCACCTCGGATGGGTTTGGTTGGATGGCTCTCCTTTTCCACTGTCCGAGTTCTACTTCGGGAACCCTTTTTGAAACAGTGCGCGATCGCGTGGGGCAGGGAACGTGATCGCGGGGGTGTCTGCCGCTTTTTCCTCCACGGTGGCTGAAATCCAGCGATTGCGTCGGGGTGGGACGCAGGAATGAGAAATTCGCGGGTTTTTCCGCGTGACGGACCGGGGTGGGGTGTTAAACACCCGCCATCGGCAACATGGCGGGCAAGCTCACGTATCAACAGGCAGGAGTGGACACGCGCAAGGCGGCCGCTCTGGTAGGGGACATCAAGACTCACGTGGCTCGCACCCAGGCGAACCGCAAGCTGTTCGGCGCGTTCGGACTGTTCGCGGCCTGCTACGACCTCAGCTCTTATCAAGAGCCGGTGATGATGACCGGATGTGACGGTGTCGGCACCAAGCTGGAGCTGCTGCTGGAGCACGATCTTCTCGAAACCGCCGGCAAGGATTTGGTGGCGATGAGCGTGAACGACATTCTCACCACCGGTGGCGACCCGCTGTTGTTCCTCGACTACATCGGCATTGCCGCACTCAACGAGGAGAAGATCACCCGCCTGATCGGCGGCATGGCCGATTACCTTGAGGCCTGTAATTGCATCCTGGCCGGTGGCGAAACCGCCGAGATGCCGGGCATCGTCCCCGTGGATGTGATCGAACTTTCCGGTTTCTGTATCGGTTGTGCGGAGAAATCCGACCTCATCGACCCGACCACCGTGAAGGTGGGGGACGTGCTGATCGGCTACGCCTCCGACAGCATCCATGCCAATGGCTGGTCGCTGGTGCGCCGGGTCCTGAAGGACCACGCTCCGGACGTGACGGAGGAAGAACTCGCGGCGTGGCTGCAGCCCACCCGCCTTTACCACGATGTGGTCAACGACCTGAAAGCCTCCGGCGTGAAGCCCAAGGCCATGTCCCACATCACCGGCGGCGGACTGCCGGAAAACCTCGAGCGCCTCTTCGTGGGAATGGGCGCCGATCTGGAGATCCCGAAGTGGGAGCTCCCGGGCATCGACAAGCTCCTCGCACACGTGGACGCGGAAGACCGCTTCCACACCTTCAACATGGGCATCGGCTGGGTCGCCATTGTTGCCGAATCCGACGTGGAAACCGCCCTCAAGGCGGGCCCCGGCGGAACAATTATCGGTCGCATGGTTGACGCGGAAGGAGTCCGTGTAAAGGTGCGGGGCGAGTGAGGCCGAGCCAAACTTCCGGTAAATGAGCGACTTCCTGAAACACGAATGCGGGATCGCCGCTGTGCGACTCCGCAAACCCCTGGCGTATTATCTGGATCGTTACGGCTCCTGCCTATGGGGCTTCAACAAGCTGTTCCTCCTCATGGAGAAGCAGCACAACCGCGGACAGGACGGCACCGGCATCGGCTGTGTCAAACTGGACATGCCGCTGGGGCAACCCTACGTGCAACGCCGCCGCGGCATTGAAAAGGATGCGCTTGCCCGCATCTTCCAGAAGGAGGTGAAGAGCTTCCACAAGATGGCGCGCAAGGGCATCCTCGATCCGAAGGACCCGGCCAGCGTCAAGGAGCGCTACGATTTCGGCGGTGAGATCCTGGTGGGCCACCTCCGCTACGGCACCTCCGGCGAGTTCGACGAAGGCTCCTGCCATCCGTATCTCCGCCGCAGCAACTGGCCGACCCGCACCCTGATGGTGATGGGGAATTTCAACATGACCAATGCCGGGGAGCTGAACCAGGTGCTCATCGAGCGCGGCCAGCATCCGGTCTTCGGCACGGACACGCAGACCGTGCTCGAGGAAATCGGCTATCATCTCGATGAGGCCCACACCGATCTCTACCGCAAGCTCCGCGACGCCGGAGTGGATGGCCGCGAGATGCCGGCCCGCATTTCCGCCGAGCTGGACGTACCGCGTCTGGTGGGTGAATCAGCCCAACCGTGGGACGGCGGCTACGCCATCTGCGGCGTGGTCGGAAACGGCGACATGTTTGTGATGCGCGATCCGCGCGGCATCCGCCCGTGCCACATGCTGGTCACGGATGAGGTGATCGCCTTCGCCTCGGAACGTGTGCCGCTCATGACCGTGTTCGAAGCCTCCGCCGACCAGGTGAAGTCCGTCGATCCCGGCTCGATCATCACGATCAAGGCGGACGGTTCCTACAGCGACAGCGCGTTCTCGCCGCCGCAGCGATACACGCCGTGTTCGTTCGAGAAGATCTACTTCTCCCGCGGCAATGACCCGCAGATCTACCGCGAGCGCAAGGCGATGGGCGCGGCCCTCGTTTCGCAGGTGGTGGATTCCATCGATGGTTCCTTTGACAAGGCGGTGTTCTCGTTCATCCCGAACACCGCGGAGACCGCCTACTACGGTCTCATGGACGGTCTGCGTCTCTACCGCCGCCAGGAAGTCCGCTCGGAAATCCTCAAGGCCGTGGACGCGGGCAACCTCACCGCGGACAAGCTGGACGAACTGATCCTGCGCAACTGGCCGCGCGGCGAGAAGCTCGCGCACAAGGACATCAAGATGCGTACCTTCATCTCCCAGGAGAAGGGGCGCGACCAGCTCGTCTCGCACGTCTACGACATCACCTACGGCATCGTGAAGCCGGACGACGTGCTCGTGGCGCTCGATGACTCGATCGTCCG belongs to Luteolibacter ambystomatis and includes:
- a CDS encoding type IV pilus twitching motility protein PilT, whose translation is MSVPSAIPAPPPLPGLQNPALGTRFHNGMDGRFLLGTIFRVCKELRVSDIQMRAERPVYIHTNKGMEKLDFLGILSALNMDEILKELIRNRESGSHGFGEHEDLGDRVGDKIEDAMKNFAETKVADFSCDGIPMGDNGERSGRLRIQAHLSSSGLGVTCRILNDFIPELESLGIDPDTTETLRQGVLKRAGLCLVTGPTGSGKSTTLASLIDWLRRNHPKHIVTVEDPIEYQYPDDMPDPEYAGHRMPSPSIVTQQEVGRDVHSYRQGLKDVLRKAPHVILLGEIRDREAMETCMEAAQTGHLVLSTLHTTGAVKTLGRILEMYPRESHNAVLSRLSEILIFIHSQGLLNGVQRRVLTYEFLQNNDDAVASAIANYDGGARSLEDVIRRAGNIEWDGNLRRLRRQGLITDATYESARMNRSEAEIL
- a CDS encoding type II secretion system protein, translated to MQSRNSNRRPGMTLLEMTVVILVLLTLIGVLFIGARAWKKGSDRAACILNLRNFQQAVRSYANINALNPNSPAPGLRSQIVGFGKFMENEPVCPSGAGLYTAPDPDTIPDIGVVYLSCPNIAKAGSTDHFPVQHNDW
- the purM gene encoding phosphoribosylformylglycinamidine cyclo-ligase encodes the protein MAGKLTYQQAGVDTRKAAALVGDIKTHVARTQANRKLFGAFGLFAACYDLSSYQEPVMMTGCDGVGTKLELLLEHDLLETAGKDLVAMSVNDILTTGGDPLLFLDYIGIAALNEEKITRLIGGMADYLEACNCILAGGETAEMPGIVPVDVIELSGFCIGCAEKSDLIDPTTVKVGDVLIGYASDSIHANGWSLVRRVLKDHAPDVTEEELAAWLQPTRLYHDVVNDLKASGVKPKAMSHITGGGLPENLERLFVGMGADLEIPKWELPGIDKLLAHVDAEDRFHTFNMGIGWVAIVAESDVETALKAGPGGTIIGRMVDAEGVRVKVRGE
- a CDS encoding ATP-binding cassette domain-containing protein; its protein translation is MTCKNTTPLIRLGAGLEIGYAQPLARSEREISLAGGTHFLLARNGRGKTTLLRTLAKTLKRLGGEFETSGFTQYLPEDLRFDAEIPVSAIFRAMLPKAAVKPALELAERIELDTSKQYGRLSTGNRRKAGLILAEFSVVPDQANILLLDEPFSGLDAYARETFEELWHGSRGHVLRLVSCHPDYDSMPMPSAVVIEHGHISHLTGSDQTWSSLKARLN
- a CDS encoding prepilin-type N-terminal cleavage/methylation domain-containing protein, coding for MKTNTIIAKSKKGMTLLELTVVILVLLSLISILFIGARAWKKGSDRAGCLMNIRNVQQAIRSYGNMQALTPGATIPASKTATQVLIGSGLFMENAPTCPGNGTYAGLDGTTIPNVGSVLLTCNFADGPAHTPTNTGDW
- a CDS encoding amidophosphoribosyltransferase, with amino-acid sequence MSDFLKHECGIAAVRLRKPLAYYLDRYGSCLWGFNKLFLLMEKQHNRGQDGTGIGCVKLDMPLGQPYVQRRRGIEKDALARIFQKEVKSFHKMARKGILDPKDPASVKERYDFGGEILVGHLRYGTSGEFDEGSCHPYLRRSNWPTRTLMVMGNFNMTNAGELNQVLIERGQHPVFGTDTQTVLEEIGYHLDEAHTDLYRKLRDAGVDGREMPARISAELDVPRLVGESAQPWDGGYAICGVVGNGDMFVMRDPRGIRPCHMLVTDEVIAFASERVPLMTVFEASADQVKSVDPGSIITIKADGSYSDSAFSPPQRYTPCSFEKIYFSRGNDPQIYRERKAMGAALVSQVVDSIDGSFDKAVFSFIPNTAETAYYGLMDGLRLYRRQEVRSEILKAVDAGNLTADKLDELILRNWPRGEKLAHKDIKMRTFISQEKGRDQLVSHVYDITYGIVKPDDVLVALDDSIVRGTTLKKSILKILARTEPRKIVICSTAPQIRYPDCYGIDMADIGQFIAFQAAVALHRKAGRQSLLDRIYDECREEMKKPAEERRNRVQGVYSDFTDEEVSAEISRMVYPESIDWSGEVQVIFQTIENLRASIKGDCGDWYFTGDYPTPGGYAMVNNAYIRWYEGVGGRSYDLPL